One genomic window of Candidatus Kuenenia stuttgartiensis includes the following:
- a CDS encoding bifunctional glycosyltransferase/class I SAM-dependent methyltransferase translates to MNNIKQLALEVLQNNRVAVFTVAYNAEQHIEDVLNRIPKWVAEKLAEIYIIDDRSTDDTYSKAQNIQWSGEIAPLRIFQTPYNQGYGGNQKLGYNYAIQRGFDIVVLLHGDGQYAPESLPHILAAYTEKTDAVFGSRFLQRGGALKGRMPLYKWIGNRILTKIQNALLKSQMSEMHSGYRSYRVSALRKIPFNYNSQGFDFDADIIVQFHAAGFKIKEIPIPTYYGDEVCRVNGVAYAWNCIKTLIKYRLMNYEIFYDPKFDVRADMQYQYTSKSAKNSLHYHVRNLPIEKGKTLLDIGGGAIGAVSMAHAERGVDVTVIDQCNAVQSDVLKHYVVNLDEPWGGQFPAEKYDFAFSLDVLEHLNCPEKGTKEIFNFLKSGGKLYASTGNVAFFILRLMLCYGSFNYGRRGILDLTHKRLMTVNSFRRLLENSGFKVEKILGFGVPLLDMNGSSKLIAFLDMTSFRLARIWPGFFAFQILAICHRPDSIEDLMEQTFQNNCNTLVF, encoded by the coding sequence ATGAATAATATTAAACAACTGGCATTAGAGGTTCTTCAAAACAATCGTGTGGCAGTATTTACTGTTGCTTATAATGCAGAGCAACATATCGAAGATGTACTTAATCGTATACCGAAATGGGTTGCAGAGAAATTAGCGGAAATCTATATTATTGATGATCGGTCCACCGACGACACATATAGCAAGGCACAGAATATTCAGTGGTCAGGAGAAATTGCTCCGCTACGAATTTTTCAAACACCTTATAATCAGGGGTATGGCGGCAATCAAAAACTTGGTTACAATTATGCCATCCAAAGAGGTTTTGATATTGTTGTACTTCTCCACGGTGACGGCCAGTATGCCCCCGAAAGCCTGCCCCATATATTAGCCGCTTATACAGAAAAAACAGACGCCGTTTTCGGCAGCCGTTTTTTGCAGAGAGGCGGCGCCTTGAAAGGCCGTATGCCGTTGTATAAATGGATAGGTAATCGGATTCTCACCAAAATACAAAACGCCTTGCTTAAGAGCCAGATGTCTGAAATGCATTCCGGCTACCGCTCTTACCGGGTATCAGCGCTTCGTAAGATTCCTTTTAATTATAATAGTCAGGGATTTGATTTCGATGCGGATATTATTGTGCAATTTCATGCCGCCGGTTTTAAAATAAAGGAAATTCCCATCCCAACGTATTATGGAGATGAAGTTTGTCGCGTAAATGGTGTAGCTTATGCCTGGAATTGTATTAAGACTCTTATTAAATATCGTTTGATGAATTACGAGATTTTTTATGACCCTAAGTTTGATGTAAGGGCGGATATGCAGTATCAATATACCAGTAAATCCGCAAAAAATTCCCTGCACTACCATGTTCGGAATCTTCCAATTGAAAAGGGTAAAACGTTATTAGATATTGGCGGAGGCGCCATTGGAGCTGTTTCAATGGCACATGCGGAACGGGGGGTTGACGTAACGGTTATCGACCAATGTAATGCTGTACAAAGTGATGTTCTCAAACATTATGTAGTGAACCTTGACGAACCATGGGGAGGTCAGTTTCCGGCAGAAAAATATGATTTTGCATTTTCTTTGGACGTTCTTGAGCATTTGAATTGTCCTGAAAAAGGCACTAAAGAAATTTTCAATTTTCTTAAAAGCGGTGGTAAATTATATGCAAGCACTGGTAATGTTGCATTTTTTATTCTTCGGTTGATGCTCTGTTATGGTAGTTTTAATTATGGAAGGAGAGGTATACTTGACTTAACCCATAAACGACTCATGACGGTCAATTCCTTTCGCCGTTTGCTTGAAAACTCCGGATTCAAAGTTGAAAAGATCTTGGGATTTGGGGTTCCTTTGCTGGATATGAACGGCAGTTCAAAACTCATTGCCTTTCTTGATATGACTTCATTCCGGCTGGCAAGAATCTGGCCGGGATTTTTTGCCTTTCAAATTCTGGCGATTTGCCACCGCCCCGATTCAATTGAAGACTTAATGGAACAGACATTCCAAAATAATTGTAACACTTTAGTTTTTTGA
- a CDS encoding DUF2283 domain-containing protein, protein MNIIYNDKTDLLYIRFDDKKQDVINRRFSDDIVLDIGENNRIVGIEILDASKHVTLDKLLPVNYELSKT, encoded by the coding sequence ATGAACATCATTTACAACGACAAGACAGACCTTCTTTACATCAGATTTGATGACAAAAAACAGGATGTCATAAACCGGCGGTTCTCCGATGACATTGTCCTGGATATTGGCGAGAATAACAGAATTGTAGGCATTGAAATTCTTGATGCTTCTAAACATGTAACTCTTGATAAACTCTTACCGGTTAATTACGAGCTTTCAAAGACATAG
- a CDS encoding reverse transcriptase domain-containing protein, translated as MLKYHSLRDKVFSLKNLYAAFKHVKKNKGKAGLDRVSIKQFESNLDVNIMSIHQELKTAIYNPAPVLRVYIPKGRHDKRPLGIPIVKDRIVQQAFRQIIEPIFEKGFSDNSFGFRPDRCCHDAIKRLEQYKQKGIPASLMPI; from the coding sequence ATGCTTAAGTATCATTCATTAAGAGACAAGGTGTTTAGTCTGAAAAACCTTTATGCTGCTTTCAAACACGTAAAGAAGAATAAAGGCAAAGCTGGTCTTGACAGGGTAAGTATTAAGCAATTTGAGTCCAATCTTGATGTGAATATCATGAGTATCCATCAGGAACTCAAGACTGCCATATACAACCCTGCGCCTGTCCTGCGGGTATACATCCCCAAAGGCAGGCATGACAAGAGACCTCTTGGCATTCCCATTGTTAAGGACAGGATTGTACAGCAGGCATTCAGGCAAATCATAGAGCCAATATTTGAGAAAGGATTCTCAGATAACAGCTTTGGATTTCGCCCTGACAGATGCTGTCACGATGCTATCAAACGGCTTGAACAGTATAAGCAGAAGGGTATACCAGCGTCCTTGATGCCGATATAA
- a CDS encoding helix-turn-helix domain-containing protein has product MKSKDEKWALFWCNLLHPVIFGEIEKEQTNLFLKKLCLQEVVFPNGKRKRPTISTLRRKLNRYRKDGFQSLARKARSDRGASRRFSPEIIDKAVELKKEQPRRSDDCLNRFLEKYYGKTIPKSTLYRHLRLAGATRLKLGVSQQKVRIRS; this is encoded by the coding sequence ATGAAATCGAAAGACGAAAAATGGGCTTTATTCTGGTGCAATCTTCTGCATCCTGTCATCTTCGGTGAGATTGAGAAGGAGCAGACCAACCTTTTTCTGAAAAAACTCTGCCTTCAGGAGGTCGTATTCCCCAACGGAAAGCGGAAAAGACCCACTATCTCTACCCTCAGGAGAAAACTCAACCGCTACCGCAAAGATGGATTTCAATCTCTTGCAAGAAAGGCGAGGAGCGACCGTGGCGCATCCAGAAGGTTTTCTCCTGAAATTATCGACAAAGCCGTTGAACTCAAAAAAGAACAACCACGCCGCAGCGACGATTGCCTCAACCGCTTTCTTGAGAAATACTATGGGAAAACGATCCCCAAATCCACCCTCTACCGCCATCTCAGACTCGCAGGGGCGACCCGGCTCAAACTCGGCGTCTCACAGCAAAAGGTGCGTATACGCTCTTAG
- a CDS encoding CHC2 zinc finger domain-containing protein: MARLFSPQLLRSLRNDIPIDRLIADVLSIPHKYSEGYFRFLCPLCSEFNSATNPNTNLARCFRCKKNFNTIDIVMVDSNSSFPDAVYLLKSVLPQYINST, encoded by the coding sequence ATGGCCCGTCTCTTTTCCCCTCAACTCTTGCGCTCATTACGAAACGATATCCCCATCGATCGACTCATCGCTGATGTCCTCTCCATACCTCATAAATACTCCGAAGGCTATTTCCGCTTCCTCTGCCCTCTCTGTTCTGAATTTAATTCCGCCACCAACCCAAATACGAACCTCGCCAGGTGTTTCCGTTGTAAAAAAAACTTTAATACCATCGACATCGTCATGGTAGATTCCAACTCCTCTTTCCCAGATGCTGTCTATCTGCTAAAATCCGTTTTACCTCAATATATTAATTCCACTTAA
- a CDS encoding enoyl-CoA hydratase-related protein, with protein MSVTKELAITIAQKDPIAVKMAKILLNENQKIEKRLEKEINLFARCFATQDRQEGINTFLEKRKPMFKGV; from the coding sequence TTGTCTGTAACTAAAGAATTAGCTATAACTATAGCACAAAAAGACCCCATTGCCGTTAAGATGGCAAAAATCCTGCTCAACGAAAATCAGAAAATAGAGAAAAGGCTTGAGAAAGAAATAAACCTCTTTGCCCGATGCTTTGCAACACAAGATCGTCAGGAAGGCATAAACACCTTTTTGGAAAAAAGAAAGCCCATGTTTAAAGGTGTATGA
- a CDS encoding HPP family protein → MGFQIIDQGTRFPLTAGMFTTPPRRVERLQHTAKDKRIEENKDNLQEREQRENKKQKPRSSSTLMYQKTEYPHQRNSLHANQIMSSPVVTILPDTRLDEAWEIIREHRFRHLPILTPNKKVAGIISDRDLLREAAQSEASGDKQPVNTPAQKWYEADAHYTDAGFYHDNIYTFPKKKTVLDICKTRILTATPDTELREIAKILIEEHIGSMPIVDENNHLLGIITRSDILRTIVANGAIDLLI, encoded by the coding sequence ATGGGATTCCAGATAATCGACCAGGGAACAAGATTCCCTCTTACTGCAGGAATGTTTACAACGCCACCTCGCCGGGTTGAAAGGCTGCAACATACCGCAAAGGATAAAAGAATTGAGGAAAACAAGGACAATTTGCAGGAACGGGAACAACGAGAAAATAAAAAACAAAAACCCCGTAGTTCATCAACGCTTATGTACCAAAAAACCGAATACCCACACCAGAGAAATTCATTACATGCAAATCAGATCATGTCTTCTCCTGTAGTTACAATTCTGCCGGATACCAGGCTCGATGAAGCATGGGAAATTATCAGGGAACATAGGTTCCGCCACCTGCCCATTCTCACACCGAATAAAAAAGTTGCCGGCATTATTTCCGACAGGGATTTACTTCGTGAGGCGGCGCAGAGCGAAGCATCCGGAGATAAACAACCGGTCAATACACCTGCTCAAAAATGGTATGAAGCAGATGCCCATTATACGGATGCCGGATTTTACCATGATAACATTTATACATTTCCAAAAAAGAAAACCGTTTTGGACATTTGTAAAACAAGAATTCTTACAGCAACGCCTGACACTGAGCTGAGGGAAATTGCAAAAATATTGATAGAAGAACATATTGGGTCAATGCCAATTGTTGATGAAAACAACCATCTTTTGGGCATAATTACCAGGAGCGACATCCTGAGAACAATTGTCGCGAATGGAGCTATTGATCTTTTAATCTAG
- a CDS encoding efflux RND transporter periplasmic adaptor subunit, whose translation MSNDLTNLHIDKSKFLVRRGKTKGKIYLSVAAGIIIVLGILYGTGILQPAIRVHVSGISTIFPSQTFTLLNASGYVVAQRKSAISSKITSSLVSLSVEEGSRAKKGDVIACLENKDAIAALKRAKADMNTARYRLKQAEAELTEAKLAYNRTTNLLQMGVVSPSEYDTADAKYKLAIAKVEEGKAAIRSGKAAVSEAKVQLDYTFLRAPFDGVVLTKNADIGDIVTPVGAAANARASVVTIADLDSLMVEVDVSESNIEQVSAGHPCEIQLDAFPGERLRGEVHMIVPTADRTKASILVKVAFADKDSRIMPEMSAKVAFLKRHATDDERKPIKAIPVTAVRTMMGKNVVYTVENNRLVEKVISTGRCYDAMIEILSGLEDGWKIVTDGNKKMKNGRRVKISEE comes from the coding sequence ATGAGTAATGATCTGACAAATCTTCACATCGATAAATCAAAATTTCTGGTTCGGCGCGGCAAAACAAAGGGGAAAATATATCTCTCTGTCGCCGCCGGAATCATTATTGTTCTGGGGATATTGTATGGAACCGGCATTCTGCAACCTGCTATTCGTGTGCATGTATCAGGGATTTCTACCATTTTCCCCTCTCAGACGTTTACCCTTTTAAATGCGAGCGGGTATGTTGTCGCCCAGCGAAAATCCGCCATATCGTCTAAGATCACCAGCTCGCTTGTATCCTTATCGGTAGAAGAAGGCAGCAGGGCAAAAAAAGGAGATGTTATTGCCTGCCTGGAAAACAAGGACGCAATTGCGGCGTTGAAAAGAGCAAAGGCGGATATGAATACCGCCAGATACAGGCTGAAGCAGGCTGAAGCAGAACTTACTGAGGCGAAGCTTGCTTACAATAGAACAACGAATCTTTTGCAAATGGGAGTCGTTTCTCCGTCTGAATATGACACGGCAGATGCAAAATACAAACTTGCGATTGCAAAGGTTGAAGAAGGGAAGGCCGCAATACGCTCGGGCAAAGCGGCAGTGAGCGAGGCAAAGGTGCAACTTGATTATACTTTTTTACGCGCACCTTTTGATGGGGTAGTATTAACGAAAAATGCCGATATTGGCGATATAGTCACTCCTGTGGGAGCAGCGGCAAATGCCAGGGCGTCGGTAGTGACTATTGCCGACCTCGATTCACTCATGGTGGAGGTTGATGTATCCGAATCAAATATTGAACAGGTAAGCGCCGGGCATCCATGTGAAATCCAACTGGATGCTTTTCCGGGAGAAAGACTTCGCGGTGAAGTGCATATGATTGTGCCTACTGCGGACAGGACAAAGGCCTCGATACTGGTAAAAGTCGCATTTGCCGACAAAGATTCCCGCATTATGCCGGAGATGAGTGCAAAGGTTGCGTTTTTAAAACGACACGCAACGGATGATGAAAGAAAGCCAATAAAGGCAATTCCTGTAACAGCCGTCAGGACAATGATGGGAAAGAATGTTGTATATACGGTTGAAAACAACCGGTTAGTGGAAAAGGTCATAAGCACAGGAAGGTGTTACGATGCTATGATAGAGATATTATCAGGATTAGAAGATGGCTGGAAAATAGTAACAGACGGGAATAAGAAAATGAAAAACGGCAGAAGGGTAAAAATATCCGAAGAATAA
- a CDS encoding group II intron maturase-specific domain-containing protein, with amino-acid sequence MRDITRRTQGVNLQAIVDTLNPVIRGHVNYFRLGNVQKVYRSLDCWVRMRLRCFKFSRKWRTDNKRFPVHRFFKMGLLSFEREFLKACAKA; translated from the coding sequence ATCAGAGACATCACCAGACGTACACAGGGCGTCAATCTGCAAGCCATCGTTGATACATTAAACCCCGTAATTCGTGGGCATGTCAACTATTTTCGGCTGGGCAATGTACAAAAGGTATATCGCTCATTAGACTGTTGGGTACGCATGAGACTGAGATGTTTCAAGTTCTCAAGAAAATGGAGAACAGACAACAAGCGTTTCCCTGTTCACCGATTCTTTAAAATGGGGTTACTCTCATTCGAAAGAGAATTTCTTAAGGCGTGTGCTAAAGCATGA
- a CDS encoding ExeA family protein, with amino-acid sequence MFTSHFSMTTQPFSERINTSLIMKDERFTQGLARLQYLLHSGSIAVLYGQTGVGKSTLLKLFLSQIPQNLFLPIYLHFTHLKSSSLLSLIVSQLGEIPKHTKDRLFLQIMDKSLRSNLTPIIVIDEAHLLKTDAITDLRLLVSSPLDSSTHLKIILSGQEHLKYILKRDIHADFAQRISVHYHIHPLTKTQTAAYIDFHLKSSGASDKIFDSDVKDLIHEFSAGIPRQINAISTACLINASIRQSQKITQDIFHQALAEIQSF; translated from the coding sequence ATGTTTACTTCTCATTTTTCCATGACTACTCAGCCGTTCTCTGAAAGAATCAACACCAGCCTTATCATGAAAGACGAACGCTTTACCCAGGGGCTTGCACGACTCCAATACCTCTTACACTCAGGCTCTATCGCCGTCCTCTACGGACAGACGGGAGTCGGAAAATCCACACTCCTCAAACTCTTCCTCTCACAAATCCCCCAAAACCTGTTTCTCCCCATCTACCTCCATTTTACCCACCTAAAATCATCCAGCCTTCTCTCCTTAATCGTCTCCCAGCTCGGTGAAATACCAAAACACACCAAAGACCGGCTCTTCCTCCAAATTATGGATAAATCCTTGCGCTCAAATCTCACTCCCATTATCGTTATCGACGAGGCTCATCTCCTGAAAACCGACGCCATCACAGACCTCAGACTCCTTGTCAGCTCTCCGCTTGATTCTTCCACTCATCTCAAAATCATCCTCTCGGGACAGGAACACCTCAAATATATCCTCAAAAGAGACATCCATGCCGACTTCGCACAACGCATCTCGGTACATTACCACATTCATCCCCTTACTAAAACTCAAACCGCTGCATACATAGACTTCCATCTGAAATCTTCCGGCGCATCCGATAAAATCTTTGACTCAGACGTCAAAGACCTGATCCATGAGTTCTCCGCCGGCATCCCAAGGCAAATCAACGCCATTTCCACCGCCTGCCTGATTAACGCTTCCATCAGACAATCACAGAAAATTACCCAGGATATCTTCCATCAGGCTCTTGCTGAAATTCAATCTTTTTAA
- a CDS encoding reverse transcriptase domain-containing protein, with protein MAFYDTIPHKLIMDSLREKIADGWVLNSIENMLKAGVMEDGIVHETNKGTPQGGVISPLLANLIGDIIDKELEKAGYKFVRYADDFVVMTKTKDELPAALSYVKEIIAGKLGMKLSEDKTKLTNFERGFRFLGYDSKGKYKGISTKSLNKLKSLS; from the coding sequence ATGGCATTCTATGACACCATACCCCATAAGCTTATTATGGACTCCTTACGTGAGAAAATCGCTGATGGATGGGTTTTGAACAGTATTGAGAACATGCTCAAAGCAGGGGTCATGGAGGACGGCATCGTGCACGAGACAAACAAAGGCACTCCGCAAGGAGGCGTCATTTCCCCTTTGCTTGCAAACCTTATCGGTGACATCATCGACAAGGAACTTGAAAAGGCTGGATATAAGTTTGTCCGATACGCCGATGATTTCGTTGTCATGACTAAAACAAAAGATGAACTCCCAGCCGCCCTCAGCTATGTCAAAGAAATCATTGCAGGGAAACTTGGAATGAAGCTGAGCGAGGATAAAACCAAGCTCACCAACTTCGAAAGAGGTTTCAGGTTTCTCGGATACGATTCCAAGGGCAAGTATAAGGGTATAAGCACGAAATCACTGAACAAACTCAAGAGCCTGTCCTGA
- a CDS encoding Mu transposase C-terminal domain-containing protein has translation MLVDGEALPTNLCLFIDCYSRYVVEGRYYLKQTLDILIDSLIRAWTIHGSPKELYLDNAKVYHSDALRSACYNLGIKLIHRPPRDPAPGGLVERFFGTSQTQFESEVRSGDIITLDAINQAFSAYLAVVYHARIHSETNQSPKQRYDEGLTVIRHVDMDAALAFFMKRIPRTVDRTFADVRIDNRFYRVDPKLRGDKVEVRYDPYGDLKKVLIYSANGEYLGSGNLYLRDQGAETPAASPSKPKHNYLDLITQKHKSILQAQAKGIDYHQIISERPWPFMAFVQKLALLMGHKGSLSAFSSHELESLKKCYNRIPALNESLLTEAFQNASVKTLPYIIRELQIAYSKKEVS, from the coding sequence GTGCTCGTTGACGGCGAGGCGCTTCCCACAAACCTCTGTCTCTTTATCGACTGCTACAGCCGTTATGTGGTCGAAGGACGGTATTATCTCAAACAAACCCTCGATATCCTTATCGATTCTCTCATCAGGGCCTGGACTATCCACGGCTCGCCCAAAGAACTCTACCTCGACAATGCCAAGGTCTACCACTCTGACGCCCTGCGCTCTGCCTGTTACAACCTCGGCATTAAACTCATCCACAGACCACCACGCGACCCTGCTCCCGGCGGACTGGTCGAACGTTTCTTCGGCACCAGCCAGACACAGTTCGAGTCGGAAGTCCGCTCCGGCGACATTATCACCCTTGATGCCATTAACCAGGCCTTCTCCGCTTACCTTGCCGTTGTCTATCACGCAAGAATCCACTCCGAAACCAATCAATCTCCAAAACAACGCTACGACGAGGGGCTTACCGTCATCCGACACGTCGATATGGACGCCGCTCTTGCCTTCTTCATGAAACGCATCCCCAGAACCGTTGACAGAACCTTTGCCGATGTCCGCATTGATAACCGCTTTTACCGTGTTGACCCCAAACTCAGAGGCGATAAAGTAGAAGTCCGTTACGACCCATACGGCGATCTCAAAAAGGTCTTGATCTATTCCGCAAACGGTGAATACCTCGGCTCGGGAAATCTCTACCTGCGCGACCAGGGCGCTGAAACTCCAGCCGCCTCACCTTCAAAACCAAAACATAATTACCTCGACCTTATCACTCAGAAACACAAATCCATTCTCCAGGCTCAGGCCAAAGGCATTGATTACCACCAAATCATCTCCGAACGACCCTGGCCATTCATGGCATTCGTCCAGAAACTCGCACTCCTCATGGGACACAAAGGCTCTCTCTCCGCCTTCAGCTCTCATGAACTCGAATCGCTTAAAAAATGCTACAACCGTATCCCCGCTCTCAACGAATCATTGCTCACGGAGGCATTCCAAAATGCCTCCGTGAAAACCTTACCCTATATCATTCGTGAATTACAAATCGCTTACTCGAAAAAGGAGGTCTCTTAA
- a CDS encoding LamG-like jellyroll fold domain-containing protein: MVKVNENPYNAPILKRGEWSMLHWDAEFEQMQGMGFQVHLPETNSYIECAEITLLNSWYHVVWTISGNTLSFYVNGILKKISYMPSKDVESFAKNFEAFKILEAEKGHVFNGTTENIRIYPYPMPRQKIFERFNILREKYGIVESNEIGNFYRKVFVNGKPLESNMCRLEKGIYRLNILPSRLHGYISCVAPQFFNEEIKRGKRHAMYFEY, from the coding sequence CTGGTAAAAGTAAACGAAAATCCTTATAATGCTCCCATATTGAAACGGGGGGAGTGGTCTATGCTCCATTGGGATGCAGAATTTGAACAAATGCAAGGCATGGGGTTTCAGGTTCATCTGCCTGAAACAAATTCTTACATCGAATGCGCGGAAATAACATTGCTCAACAGTTGGTATCATGTTGTTTGGACAATTTCAGGCAATACTTTGTCTTTTTATGTAAACGGTATCTTGAAAAAAATATCTTATATGCCGTCAAAGGATGTAGAATCCTTCGCAAAGAATTTTGAGGCATTTAAAATACTGGAAGCAGAAAAGGGACATGTTTTTAATGGAACAACAGAAAATATTCGTATTTATCCCTACCCGATGCCCCGCCAAAAGATATTTGAACGATTTAATATCCTCAGGGAAAAATACGGCATTGTGGAATCAAATGAAATAGGAAATTTCTATCGGAAGGTTTTTGTTAATGGCAAACCACTGGAAAGTAATATGTGCAGATTGGAAAAAGGCATATATCGGTTGAATATTTTACCATCCAGACTACATGGTTATATTAGTTGCGTTGCCCCTCAATTCTTTAATGAGGAAATAAAACGCGGTAAACGACATGCAATGTATTTTGAATACTAA